The genomic interval aagaatgggacatcaataaaatacatacaatagagaaaatcaataaagccaAGAATTAACCCTTTACCAAGATCAATAAAATTTGTAAACCTCTAGCAAACTAATCAAGAAAATACAACTTAAGAACATTAGAAATGACATAATGCACTAGTAAAGACCCTGCAAACattaaaatgataagaaaatacCAAGaataattttagcctgaccaggcagtggcacagtggatagagtgtcggactgggatgcggaggacccaggttcgagacccccgaggtcgccagcttgagcacgggctcatctggtttgagcaaagctcaccagcttgggcccaaggtcgctggcttgagcaaggggttactctgtctgctgtagccccacggtcaaggcacatatgagaaagcaatcaatgaacaactaaggtgtcgcaacaaaaaactaatgattgatgcttctcatttctctctgttctgtctgtctgctcctatctatccctctctctgactctctctctgtctctgtaataataataataataataataataataattttatatagataaatttgataatttttaaatatattgataaattttacacttttaaaacaaattgGCAAATGCCTCTGAGAAATACAGCCTGCCAAAActgacacaagaaaaaaatagaaaatatgaatacTTCAATGTCAATTTAAATGTTGACTCTGTTATTAAAAACCTTTCCACAAAGAAAATTCCAGGCCTAGGTAGCTTCAGTGGTAAATTCTTCCAAACAGTTAAGGAAGAAATAGTGCCAACCTCACACAGATTCTCCCAGATAACTGATAAAGAAGAAACAGTTAATCACTTATTTTGTGAAGCCAACATAAATTGACCAACTTCAAAAAgtcattataagaaataaaaattgtagaaccagtctctttctcacaaatgtaGATGCAaaagttctcaacaaaatgttagcaaataaAATTCTGTGATATATAAAAGGATAAGGTATCCCAACCCAGAGCCATTTTTCTCTGGGAATTTATCATCTAAGACAATAACAGGGGGGGAAAAATCACATAATCCTTTctattgataaaattcaacatctgtTCATGATTTTTAATCTCTTAGAAAACTAGGAATATAAAAGTCACTTTCTTAATCTGATAAAGGATATTTATAAAGACGCCCACAGCAAACTTCATACTTAATCAAGAATTATTGAGAGACTTCCCCCTGAAATCAAGAATGAGTCAAGGATGTTCAATCTTAATGCAAtaaggcagtaaaaaaaaaaaaaaaaaaaaagaaattaagggcaTTAGGattgtaaagcaagaaataacacTGTTATTGTTCACATTTACATGATTCTATATGTGGAAAAATCCCAAAATATTTACAGACTATTAGGATTAGTAAGTGAATTTAGTGAAGTTGCTGGGTACTATATCAACAtacaaaatcatttaaatttctttcttttttttacctacattttatttattgattttacagagagaggagggcaggggggcagtaatcaactcatagttgcctcactttagttgttcattgatagcttgtcatatgtgtcttgactgggcaagcccagggtttccaatcagtgacctcagtgttccaggtgggtgctctgtccactgtgccaccacaggccaggcttaaatttctatatattagggaaaacaaatgaaaacatatttttaatgatattatttataataatatcaaAACATCAAATACCTAGAAGTTAATTTAATAATGTACAGGACCTTTactctaaaaactataaaacattaaatgaaattaagaaagatCCACATAAATTGAAAGATAAACCATGCTTATGACTCAGTATTTTAAATAAGTCAATTTTttccaaattgatctatagattcaatgttacctcaatcaaaacaaaaacatttttattggaaattgacaagctaattctaaaatttatataaatatgtaatataccAACATACTCTAGATGAAGAATAATACTGGCAAATATTAAgacttattataaaaatatagcaaTTTAGATATGTGGTATTGGCACAGGATAGACAAATagagaaatggaacagaatagaaaattcaGAGATGACTCACACAGTCACCTGATTTATGTTGAACATGATACCTCAGAGGAGCAAAGGATGATGTATTTATTAAATGGTTCTGGGTCATCTAGATATAcatacagtaaaaacaaaaaaactcgaCTCTTACCTCACACATTATAGAATGTCTCATagactataaatataaatgtgaaacataaaataacaaagctttttgaagaaaacatagaaaaataacttcataaattttaggtaaaaatttctgaaacaagttataaaaaacactaattaaaagaaaaaaattgataaatttgacTATATTGAAATTCATATCTACTGTTCATTAAAAATACCATtaggggccttggccggttggctcagtggtagagcgtcagcctggcgtgcagaagtcctgggttcgattcccggccagggaacacaggagaggcgcccatctgcttctccacccctccccctctccttcctctctgtctctctcttcccctcccgcagggaggctccattggagcaaagatggcccgggcgctggggatggctccttggcctctgccccaggcgctggagtggctctggtcgcaacagagcgacgccccggaggggcagagcatcgccccctggtgggcagagcgtcgccccctggtgggcatgccgggtggatccctgtcaggcgcatgtgggagtctgtctgactgtctctccctgtttccagcttcagaaaaatacaaaaaaaaaaaaaaaaataccattaggAGTGTAAAACCACCAGTCACGACCTGGAGAAGTTTGTAATATTCAACAGAGGATGAGATTCCAGAATATGAGCTTGATCCCAGATAAAGAACCATTaccaatcaattttttaaaaatgcagacaaACCTACTTCACAAAAGAAAGTATCCTATGTCCAATGTCCTTAGTCATcaggaaatacaaaataaaaacaaatgtgccTGCTGCATATGTACTAAAATACTGAAATGGAAAAGAAGTCAACATTCAGTGTTGGTGGAGATATAGAGCCACTGGCAGCTGGAACTCTCAAAATATTGGTATTGAAAACATCAGTTGGTAcaaatcactttggaaaattCTGTCAGTATTTACTCAATCTGTCAGTATTTAAGCATACCCGATGATCTAACAATTTTACCCCGAGGCATATATCCAACAGAAATACATGCACAAGTTCACCCAAAAGACATGTACAAACTGCATTATTAGCAATAGTCAAGCacaggaaacaacccaaatatccatcatgATAGAAGGCATTAATAATGATGGTATATTCATACTGTGGCATACAATGACCAAATTAGAACAGCATGCAACAAGCCTAATTAATGTTGGGTGACAGAAGCCACATACTGAAGAATTCATACTGTGTGAAtccatttataaaaaattcaaaaagaagcaAAGACAATACATACTATTAGAAGCCAAAAGACTAGCTGCTCTtgaggaaaggcacaatgattgGCAGGGGGCATGAAGGGGGTCTGGGGGGTTACAATGTCCTGTTTCTCAGTTTGGGAGCTGGCTCACATGGGTAAGTACAGTTTGTGAACATTCGTTGAACTGCACATTTATGATTTCTGTATTATActtcaacaaaaaaatttaagttgaaAAATTGAGTGGGACTATGGCAAAAATTACTGTGCCCATTTAACCAAGAAACGTTGAGTCAGAGAAGAATTAGCTTCAGGACAGAGAGCTCTGAGACCCTTTGCCAAAGAActactgtggcctgacctgtggtggtgcagtggataaagcgtcaacctggaaaactgaggtcactggttcaaaaccctgggcttgcctggtcaaggcacatatgggagttgatgcttcctgctcctcctcccttctctctctctctcctctctcaaatgaatacataaaatcttaaaaaaaaaaaaaaaaaaaaaaagaactgtgcaCATTTAATTTGGTCTTTCTCCTATCAGGTGGAAGGATTGACTGTGGTCAACCAGCAGTTTGGAGAGAGCGTCACAGAGCCTGGCCAGAGCTTTGTGAATGCAGAGTTTGATGGAATTTTGGGACTGGGATACCCTTCCTTGGCTGTTGGAGGGGTGACTCCAGTCTTCGACAGCATGTTGGCCCAGAACCTGGTGGACGTACCCATGTTTTCTGTCTACATGACTAGGTAAGCCTGCCAGCTGAGGTCAATTATATCTCCAGGGAGAGGACGTGGTGCCCCTGAAGGAGCACTAGACCAGCAGCCACAACACCTGGGTTGGAGCTCTTGTTTGGCCAGCTATGTGATTTTGGGAAAAACACTTAATCTCTTTGTTGAGGAAATGGGACTTGCCTCATAAAGTTGTTGTGAAAAGCACTTTGTTAATAACTCTAGTACACTGGACTAATTTAGGGAATGACTGGAATTGGGTACTTATTTATGCAGTGaataccatattcccccatgtataagacactcatTTCCCCACCAAAATTTGGTGTCTAAACACTagttgtgtcttatacagtggttgtactttttttacttgcattttgcgcttttttgcacttgtttttgcgcccattgttgaagacagtgattcgtgatcagacacagatgaggacaagctaatggatgggagttttgacagtcatGAGGGGTTGTATGaatattatgatgaataaaacttgagttcaatgactttatgtaatacttttttttttcaaattttggaccctcAAATtgaagtgcgtcttatacatgggatcataTGGGGAAATACCGTAAATACTTCTCAAGCCCCTATTGTGTGCCGAGCATCATGTTAGGCAATGGGAACACAATGAAACATGAAAGACAGTCCCTGTCCTCAGAAGCTTAATTCCAATGGGGGAGGCAGGAAAATAAAGctgacaataaaataattacttgttgatggataaacaaagtgtagcatatacatacaatagaatgtATTCAGccttaagaagaaaggaaattctaacacatgctacagcatggatgaatcttgaagatactatgctaagtgaatgAAACAAGCCTATCACAAAAGGACCActtgtatgattttacttatatgaacTACCTAGGGTGGTCAGCTTCATAGAactagaaagtagaatggtggctaACAGggattgggggaggagggagtgggaagtCATTGAATGGCTGCACAGATTTGGTTTTACAGAATGAAAAGGTTCTAAAGACTGCAAAACAActagaatatacatatttaacaCTACTAagctgtacacttaaaagtgattaaaatagtaaatgttatgttatgtgtattttgaaTTGTATGTGGTGGTTTTGGAAAAGGTCATGAGGCTCATTCTTGTCTGGGGTCCTGGGAGGGTCATCTCACCTTCCTCTCTATGCAGAGAAGATTTATTTTCCCCACTCCTTCCTAGAAGACCTGGCTGACCTTCCCCTGTTTTAGCATAAGcccatttcctttgtttttctttcccatgTGGAGAGTCTTAACTTTCCTAGATCAAATTATTCTTCTCTTGCATGGCCTCAACTGGGACAGGCCCTGGGCAGAACTGTGAGTGAAGGGCAGGTTGTCTAgactcctctgcctccccctttctgagcctcctgttcccctcctgcctggGAAGATATGAGCTGCCATGGGAAACAGCAAAGGCTTTGCAGTCATTCTGACCTGGACTTAAATCCTACCATTTCCGTTACTTCATTTCCCTGAGCCTCTGTGTCCTCAAATGGACACTAGGTGGTGTGAGAATTGAGTAAGATTAGGCAGGTAAAactcctagcacagtgccttgtaGAAAGGCCATCAACAACCATTTGTTCTTTACCCTTTGCCTCTTCAAAATCGCTTTCTTAAGATTCCCACAGACAACCAGTTCTCTTCCCCTTTAATACCCTACCTTGCCAAGCCccaagttttgtatttttctgatccTTTTTCTCCTGAAAATAAGTCAGATTTATGTCCTATTGCCCTACAACCCTGTTAGGTGCCAGAACATAATCTGAGAAGtcaccaataaaaaataataaatgtttaagcTTTAACAAGTCATGTTGTGTTCACATTAGCTTTTTTGCCTTAACACAAAAGAGTGAATAATGTGGAAACAAACTCCAGGCACCAGCTCAACAATAGTGGGGAACATACTCGGGGAAAAGGTATCTTTTAGGGGTGCCTCCAGTCACACAGTGTATGCACATCTCAGGGTGGTCCTGGCCTTGGTCTTGCATGGGTTCTGCATGTCCAGACCTGTTTTCCCCATTTCTGCATCCTGTTTATCCACGAAGCAGGAGGATTCACAGATCAGTGAGCAGAGCTGTCTCTATTCATTTGCTCAAAAGGTCCAGACTAACCAGTTCGCGGTAGTCAGAAGCCCTGGTCTCAAAGCCTGGGGTTATATTTCTGCCTGTCTACTTGGTGTGAGTGATTCAGACCAAGGGCCAGAGTTCTAGCTGAAGCTCGTTCCTAGGGTTTTCCAGTGGCTCTTCCTTAGCaatctgcctttctctccctgtAGTGACCCAGAAGGTGGTGCAGGGAGCGAACTGATTTTTGGAGGCTATGACCACTCCCATTTCTCTGGGAGTCTGAATTGGGTCCCAGTCACCAAGCAAGGTTACTGGCAGATCGCAGTAGACACGTAAGTATTCTCCACAAAGTATGGTATTGAGGGAAGAACTCATAATAGGCACAGGTCTACTTGAATTAACTAAGTTGACCTGAATGAAAGTGCTGGCCACTGGGGGAGGATGCGGGGAGCCTGCTGTGTGAGGCTAGAGGTGTGCAGGTGCTGAGCAGAGGAGTAGGAAGGAGCATCAGGAACCAGGATGACAGGCATGGGTACCAACTTTCAGTTTCCTTCCTTGTACATGCGGTGTGCCTTCAACTCAACTGATGGCAACTACAAGCACTCAACCAGCTGCTTCTTGTTCAGTCAACATTAATGAACACAGAGGTCAGGCAGAGTGAAACGAGAACGCAAAAGTGAATGGACTCAGATTTTGCTTTCACAAAGGATGTACAGATGAGATCTGCGTACAGACTACTGCTAGTAAAGAGGAAGGTGGTCAGTGCTCCCTGAGATGTGCCACCAAAGTGGCCCAGCAGATAGGGCAAGACAGCTTCTATCTGATGAAATCCTCAAGGGTTTCACGGAGGTGGCAGTATTGCCTGAGCCTTCCCATGcgtgcacacacgcacgcgcgcacacacacctgGCAAGGAGCAATTGGAGAAGTGAGGCTAGATACCTAACACATTCCTGGCACTGTTTTAGAAatgacagaatttttttaaaatgtaattcagccAGGAATAAGTTCCAGCAAGGCGCCAGGCATATGCTAAGCACTAGGGATACAAGAGCAAAAAGCCCCAATGTCCACTGTCTGTGAGGGTCTTTCAAACTATAAGGATTTACCCATTTATGGGTCATAATATCATTTTAGGGGATCACAacctacattaaaatttttttccattgatttgagaggaagggggaagggagagagagagagagaaaagcatcaacttattgttacACTtagtagttccatttagttgtgcattcattgattgcttctcatacatgccctgaccagggattgaatctgagACCCTGGTGCTCAGGgacagcactttatccactgagccacctggctagggccatgacttacattttttaatgaaatggagtaaaacagaaaatatcaGTGCACTTCACATATTATGGTCAAACACTGTTTCATGAAATTTTTATTGTGTGTATGAGTACATGTGTGTGGGTCAAGAAGTAAATGTATTTCCTGCTATGAATCTCAGTCAAAACAAATTGAGGAACACGCATGGAACTCTTTGGTGAGAGAGACCAAAATGGAAATCATTAACGTGCTTCAGGTGTCAGAGAGCCCAGTGGGGGGAAAGAGCTGCTGGGGAGCCAGGGGAGGCTTGGGGCCGGGGGTAGGGGGCCGGAGGAGAAGGCTGGGGGACTGACGATGCTTCCTTTGCCCTCAGAATCCAGGTGGGGGGCACTGTGGTGTTCTGCCCAGAAGGCTGCCAGGCCATTGTGGACACAGGGACCTCCCTCATCACAGGCCCCTCGGATGAGATCAGGCGGCTGCAGAAGGCCATTGGGGCAGAGCTCATGGATGGAGAAGTGAGCGCCTGCTGAGGGCGAGGGAGAGCAGGGGGCCGGGGCCTTTCTTGGGAGATGGTAGATTTCTAAAGTGATACCCTATGTTGTGTTTTAGTATGCTGTGGAGTGTGACAATCTCAATGTCATGCCAGATGTCACCTTCATCATCAATGGAGTCCCCTACATTCTTCAACCAACTGCCTACACCCTGCTGGTAAGAACTGCTTTCTCACTTGAagtaatgaacacacaatacaatgtacagatgatgtatgatattatagaattatacaactgaaccctatataattttattaactgatgtcaccccaatgaattcaattaaaaatatattgcacacacaaaacacacacacacaatatagcagaaaaggaaataaagctctgttttttcattttgcaagTCACTGGGCCTTCCCCACATACCTGCCACTTCCCTTTTCTCAAACAGTCGCCCGCAGTCAGGCTGCATTTACCCCAAGCCCCCCTCCTGTCTTACCCTGCACCGAGGTGTCATTTCCTCTGGGAAGGACGCCACTGCCTGTGTAGGGTGGAAGGACCACTGGGCTGGTTCTCCAGTTTCCTGTTCCGCCCTGAAGAGCCTCAAACCTGGGACAAGCCATTCAATGAGCTTTGCCAACATTGTCATTGACCTCAACCAGCAAAATCCTCTTAACCCCAAGTCAGACTGGGGATGTTATTATCCCATTTTTTAGACAGGTATATTGAGACTCAGACAGTTAATGGTTCTAGATATGAGCTGTCTAGGGGTAGGAGGTACAAAATAAGGTTATATCTCTTCTAATATATGTTCAAATTAACATTGTCCTCAAACAAGAAAATGCCTTGTTGCGGTAGAAGCATGAGTGTGAATGAAGGATGCAGTAGAAAGGGAACTCCCTGGTGTCTGGGAAATCCATGCCCACTTCATACCGCAGTTGGCCTGATTTTCAATATCATAGTTCTTTGGTGACACACTTTAATGCACTAACTTTGCCCAAGAGTCACCCACAGCATTATGGTGACTGCGCCAGAATTGAGGTGCTAAGGTGTAGACTAAGGGCTTTAGGGCTTTACCCACCTCCACACCTTGATCTCCATTAACCCCTTCCTAAAGCCACCAGGTGTAAACATATAGTAAAAGTAAAACcaaatgttttactttaaaacacaGCTTTGTGTCAGGCCCCCTAAACTCCTCCAACAAAGGAATTCCGAAGCAGCCACTATGAACATTGTAGTGAATACAAGCTAGACATTTCAACTGCCACATTCATCATCTATACACAGTTCACCACTCCAGCACCCACTCACCCCCATGCCTTTCCCTGTACCCAATATGGTGCCATTGTCCTTTTCTGCCAGCAGATTCCAATCAGAGCCACCTCAATCCATCACGGATGCTATAATACCTTTGTGTTActgtcctctttctctcaagAAAGCTCTTTAGCCCTCTGCAAATTTTCCCACTTCCTCATCAGCAACCTCAAACTTCAAGGGCTTGTTGGAAAAACCACACCTTTCTGTTAGATCCCAACTCTTTGCCAAACTAAAATATGAGGTTGGAGGAGATTCATTCTTCTCATGGAACAAGGGATGGCTACTTGCCCTGTACCTGAAAGGAGCCACTCAAATGATTCTTGTCAGAATGTCAGTGAGAAAACAGCATTGGCTAGCCATTTATAGAgcaacttctctccttttaaaataaattgagttAAGCTTCACTAGAAACTAAAGAAACCAGAATTTAAATCAAGATCTTCTAATGCCAAACCTTTCTCTCCTCAGTTCTACATCAGTTTTCCCCATTGTGaaatggtgctggggatgggAGTGTAtaatagatcagtggtccccaaacttttttgggccacggaccggtttaatgtcagaaaatattttcacggactagcctttagggtgggatggataaatgtatcacgtgaccgagacaagcatcaagagtgagtcttagacggatgtaacagagggaatttggtcatttttaaaaaataaaacatcattcagacttaaatataaataaaacgaaaataatgtaagttatttattctttctctgcaaaccggaaccaaatggcccacggaccggtagcggtccgtggccagggggttggggaccactgtaataGATGACCAGTCCTCAAAATTGTAGAACTTAGAAGCCCAGGCCCACATCTGTGAAATTGTTTAAACGCTTTACTGAGTACAAAGGTGTTTGAAACAGGAGGAGGAACCAACCAACCAAAATTGTGAAGCAGCTGTCTCAGGCTATTCAGTGAGGCCCCACCGCCACACGTCCCTCTTTCCCAGTATGTCACTCACAGCCTCCCTTCCAATCCTAGGACTTTGTAGATGGAATGAAGTTCTGCTCCAGTGGCTTTCAAGGTCTTGACATCCATCCTCCAGCTGGGCCCCTCTGGATCCTGGGCGATGTCTTCATTAGACAGTTTTACTCTGTCTTTGACCGTGGGGAGAACCGGGTGGGGCTGGCCCCAGCCATCCCCTAAATAGGGACCTGTGTCTGTGTCTGCCTGATTACCACCCCTTAGAAATCCAGCTGGGCCTGTTAGGTTGGGACATAATTCACACCTGCCAAAAAGTTATTTTCAATAGAATGCATTCGTTCCAGAGTTGCAATTTGAATTAGGAGCAAGCAGTGTgtgagaccacacacacacacacacacacacacactcacacacacacatactcatataTTTCCATATACCCACCACCTCTACCACCATCATGATAGAAGAATTAAGTAAGTTGTATGCCCATACCTTTTATTGCTTTTtgctaacattttattatgaaaatctcCAAACATGTATGGAGGCAGAGATTACAGTACAATAAATTCCCCTACACATTGCCAGGACTGTTTTATTCGCACCACCACCCACTCCTCTCTCCAGCCCCACATActggattattttgaagcaaatcttaGCATCACATCATATATCATTACATCAAGGACTTATCCATAAATCCTCCTAACATCTTAAATGTTCAAAAGTTCCCTGTCATCTCATAAATGCTTGGTCGTGTTTATAGTTGATTTGTTTGCCTAAGAATTCACAAGTCCACAAAtgatatttatttgaaatgtctCTTATGTCTCTTTTCAGCTGTAAAGTTTACCACATTCTGAACTTTGCTGGTTGAAATTCAGAGGTGTCATGTAACATGGCTCTCTGAGCCCCTCTCTCCTATAACAGGGTAGTTAGGTCAGGTCTGGAGGCCTGATTTTATGGCAAGAATACTTCATAGATGGTGCTGGGTACCTCCCACTGTATTCCATCAGGAGACAGGTGATGCCTAGCATCTCTCTGTTTGGGGTGTTAGACTGATGAGTGGGTCCCAGAGTTTCTCAGCCTCATCCATCCACTTATGACAAAAATTCCCTTTCATATTTTACCTTCAGGTTTTAGCTGCCATTGGTGATTAGTGCTTTGATCCACACTGTTATTAGGGATGCAAAACAGGgatttttctaattctattttttttcctgttagctGGGATTctttcatgcacacacacacacacacacacacacacacacaaacttttacagacacaaagaacagactgatggttgtcagaggggaggaatAAACTTGGAGActgcatgaaaaaaataaagagattaagaagtccaaattggtagttacaaaacagtcccagggatgtaaagtacagcataggaaatataggcactaatgtaataactatgtacggtgccaggtgggtgctggaaatatAGGAGGAAacgctttgtaaagtatatgattatctaaactctatgctgtgcacctgaaaccaatacaaaataatatcaaatgtcaactgcaactgaaaaataaaaatttttaaataataataaaataaaataaggcaaaaactaactttatttatttatttatttttgtatttttctgaagttagaagcgggaaggcagtcagacagactcccacatgtgtccgacTGGaatacacccagcatgcccaccaggggatgatgctctgcccatctggggcattgctccactgctaccggagccattctagcacctgaggcagaggccatggagccatcctcagcacccaggccagtttgctccaatggctgcgggaggggaag from Saccopteryx leptura isolate mSacLep1 chromosome 2, mSacLep1_pri_phased_curated, whole genome shotgun sequence carries:
- the CTSE gene encoding cathepsin E isoform X2 encodes the protein MKTLVLLLLALLDLGQAQGPLHRVPLRRRQSLRKKIRARGQLSDFWKSQNLDMVQFTESCTMDQSANEPLINYLDMEYFGTISIGSPPQNFTVIFDTGSSNLWVPSVYCTSPACKTHARFYPSRSSTYSAAGSHFFIQYGTGSLSGIIGADQVEGLTVVNQQFGESVTEPGQSFVNAEFDGILGLGYPSLAVGGVTPVFDSMLAQNLVDVPMFSVYMTSDPEGGAGSELIFGGYDHSHFSGSLNWVPVTKQGYWQIAVDTIQVGGTVVFCPEGCQAIVDTGTSLITGPSDEIRRLQKAIGAELMDGEYAVECDNLNVMPDVTFIINGVPYILQPTAYTLLDFVDGMKFCSSGFQGLDIHPPAGPLWILGDVFIRQFYSVFDRGENRVGLAPAIP
- the CTSE gene encoding cathepsin E isoform X1, with the translated sequence MKTLVLLLLALLDLGQAQGPLHRVPLRRRQSLRKKIRARGQLSDFWKSQNLDMVQFTESCTMDQSANEPLINYLDMEYFGTISIGSPPQNFTVIFDTGSSNLWVPSVYCTSPACKTHARFYPSRSSTYSAAGSHFFIQYGTGSLSGIIGADQVSVEGLTVVNQQFGESVTEPGQSFVNAEFDGILGLGYPSLAVGGVTPVFDSMLAQNLVDVPMFSVYMTSDPEGGAGSELIFGGYDHSHFSGSLNWVPVTKQGYWQIAVDTIQVGGTVVFCPEGCQAIVDTGTSLITGPSDEIRRLQKAIGAELMDGEYAVECDNLNVMPDVTFIINGVPYILQPTAYTLLDFVDGMKFCSSGFQGLDIHPPAGPLWILGDVFIRQFYSVFDRGENRVGLAPAIP